The region TTGATTACAAGATTCAGGTAATGAGTACCTGCAAAGAGCTGTTCATCCACTTCAAGGTTATAAGTGATGTCCATCTTATCCCCGGGTCCCAGTAATCCGTAAGTATCGGATATGCTTGATACTTCAATTCCTTCATCAGCTTCCAGGGAAGATGATTGGATATGAGCATTGGTGTCGTACTCCTTACCATCAATAGTTACAGAATGAGTTGTTGCACTGTTTTTGAGACTAAAAGTGATAGTTCCACTGTCGCCGGGTGAGAATACTTCGGGCTCGGCACTTACTTCTTCAAGTTCAATTGAACCTTTGCTGTCATAGGATGTTGATCCCACTTTAATCTCAAAGGTATTTTTCAACCAAATAGAATCTTCAGGTTGGTATCTGATATCAAATTCGACAGGCCCTGATTTTGCTTCCTCGTCCACATACAGGCGATACTTGTGCACAGCTGCAGTGTCCGGCTTCAGTCTTCCAATATTTTTGACAGCATTGGGTGAGGAATCCAGGGCCAGTGGATATTCGGGAAGCATTTCAATTGAGACATCTTCTGCCTCTCCGCTTCCTATGTTTTCTATTTTTATCCATACGTCCACGTACTGGCCAATCTCGGCCGGCGAAGGACTATAGCGCATCACGCTTACATCGAGAGTATTTGGCGATGATACTGCTGCGGTTGAGTTAATTGGGGTCAGTGCGATCAGTAGTATCAGTAGTATCATGAGTGAAATATAAGTCAAGGGTTTCCTGTAATTCATTTGTTTCACCTCAGTTGTTTTCTATGTATCCATCTTTCAGGTGTATGGTTCGGCTTGCATACTCAGCGGTCTGTGGATCGTGTGTTATCATTATTACTGTACTTCCCTGCCGATGCAGTTTTGAGAAGAGGTTCATTATTTCCAGACTGGTTTTAGAATCCAGGTTACCTGTGGGTTCATCGGCAAGAATTATCGATGGATTATTGATAAGTGAACGTGCTATGGCAACCCTCTGGCATTGGCCTCCTGACATTTCGGAAGGTTTGTGACCCATCCGGTTTCCCAGTCCTACAAGTTCAAGGAGTTCAATGCCTCTTTTTTCCGGATCCACGTTATCCTTGCTGTTCTCGTAGGTTGGAAGCAGGACATTTTCAAGAGCATTCATACGGGAAATAAGATTGAAATTCTGGAAGACAAAACCGATTTCCAGTCCTCGTAATTTTGCGATTTCACTATCAGAAAGTTCACTTATGTTACGATTGCTAGTCCTTACCTCTCCCATCGTGGGCCTGTCAAGGCAGCCAAGCATATTCATAAGTGTACTTTTTCCGGAACCTGAAGGCCCCATTATTGCCACGAATTCTCCGCGGTTTATTGTGAGATCAATTCCATGCAATATCGGGATTTCCTGATCAGCGAGCCTGTAACTTTTGAGCAGGCCTATAGTTTCAATAGCAGGGTTGCATGATGTTTTGTTTTCTCTTGGGGGTTGCTGCATATGCCATACCTCAAAATTTAGTAACATTTGTCTATTTTTAGGCAGGCTAGGCTATGGCAATATGGCATATATAATTTACGATACATAGACAAGTTATTTTGAATATATTCAGGTATGAGAAAAAAGTTAAAAGTTAAAAGTTAAAAGTTGAACCGACGCCAATCTCTTTGACATTGCAGTATCTGGAAAGGAATATCTTTGCTTCAAGATCAGTGCAATGGCAGGGGTGGATGTTTTTTATATTTCTCTGGTATAGATATTCTGCTGTGTCACGGAGTCGATCTCTGGAAGCAGATAAAAGGTGAAAACCGCCTATAATATCAATAATTGTATCATTTTTACAGACCTTTTTTGCATATTCAGTTATGTTGCAAATCCCTGAATGGGAACAGCCTGTTATGATAACAATTCCTTCATCCGAGCACCACACAAGTGCCGAATCATCAGACATTTCGTCCGGTATGGTATCTCCGTTTGGATTTTGCTTTTCTCCAATTGCCTCAGTGGTTTCAAATTCCAGCTGTCGGGGAATTTCTCCCAGGAAAACAAGATTTTCAGTAATCCAGAAGTTTTTCGTTGTTAAATTCAGTTCAAAGTAATTTTTGAGAACTTCATCGCTTATGATATTGCCAATATGTGTTGTATTTTCAAAAATAGTAGGTGTCAGAGCAAGTGGGTGGCACACAAGAGCGGGTTTATTTACCTTTTTTTCCTGAAATTCCCGGTTTGTGTAGTACTTTATCAGTTCGGTCAAGCCCCATGTGTGATCCAGATGGCTGTGGGATAATACTAGATAATCCAGTTTTGCAGGATCTATTTCCATTAGAGCGGCATTTTTCAGGAACAAACCTGAATAACCGGTATCAAAAAGAACCTTTTTTCCTCCATCTTCGATAAAAAAGGAAAGAGCAGGTTCCCCTTCAAAATAATTGTCTATAAGAGTATTATTATCCACAAGCACTGTAATTCTCATAAAGAAAAAATTGAGGCCCTGTTATTTAGTGTTACCTTTCAGGGCATCCTGTACTATTTTCAGGGCGCAGAGTTCACCGCACATGGAACATGCATCACTTCCTGTCTTGCGGCTCTGGCGGATGGCAGCAGGTTTTTCACTGTCAATTGCAATGTCAAATTGTTTCTCCCAGTCAAGGTCACGTCTGGCTTGTGCCATCTGGAGGTCTGTTTGTCTTGCCTTTTCGCGCTGTCCCTGTCGTGTAAGATCGGCAGCATGTGCTGCTATCTTTGTGATAATCGCTCCCTCCCTGATATCGTCTTCAGTGGGAAGGGCGAGGTGTTCTGCAGGAGTGGTCATGCACAGGAAGTCCGCTCCAGACATGCCGGCAATGGTTCCGCCGATCGCACCTGTAATATGGTCATAGCCGGGTGCAATATCCGTGACCAGTGGTCCAAGAAGATAGAGAGGAGCTTCATGGCATAGTTGTTTCATGCTTTTTACACTCAGCTGCACCTCGTCAGCTGCCACATGGCCGGGTCCTTCCACAAAGGTCTGGACATTGGAGTTACGTGCCTCTTTTACAAGTTCACCCAGGGTTATGAATTCCATGAATTTTGCATTATCTGAGGCATCATGGATACAACCGGGACGCATTCCGTCACCCAGGCTCAGGGTCATGTCATACTCTCTTGCTATCTCTATCAGGTAGTCAAATTCACTGTAGAGGGGATTTTCCTGCTCATTGTGGATCATCCAGGCAATTGTAAATGAGCCTCCCCTGCTTACAACATCCATCACCCTTTCACCTTTACGCAGGCGTTGCAGGGCGTTCTGGTTCACTCCTGCATGGATTGTCACAAAATCGACACCGTCTTCTGCATGTTTGCGCACAGCATTGATGATGTCATCGGAGGTCATATCAACTACAGTTTTTTGGGATGAAGCAGCCTGATAGATTGGCACTGTACCAAAGGGTACATCTACGGCTTCCATGAGAAGTTTGCGGGTGGAATCAAGGTCTCCCCCTGTGGAGAGGTCCATTATGCTGTCTGCCCCGTACTTAACGGCAGTTTCTGCCTTTTTAAGTTCATCTTCCACATCAACAAAATCTCTTGAGGTTCCGATGTTGGCGTTGACCTTGACACTCATACATTTTCCGATACCTTTTGGGGATGTTTCCCTCAGCACATTTTTTGGGATAGTAATAAGCCCCTCTGCAACATATTTTCTTACTATTTCAGGATCAATACCCTCCTCCTTTGCAACCTTATGTATCTGAGGGGGAATGTTTCCCTTCTTTGCTTCATCCATCAATGTCATTTTTAACGCCTGCCGTGCTTAATTTATTCCAGAATAATAGGTATTCGCATATATAGGTTTCACAGGTAAAAAAGGAATTAGAATGAAATCTATCGTTAAATATTCAGATCCTTTAAAAGGGCTGGATTGGAATTGTGAATACAAAGGAATTTCCGGCTCCGGATTCACTCTCCACTTCTATCTCTCCGCCATGTAATTCTATATACTCTTTAGCAAGTGAAAGGCCCAGGTTACTATCAGGTGGTTTCACCCCAGATTCGGAATATATTTCTTTGAAAGGTCGGAACAATTCTTCTAACTGGGTCGGAGAAATGCCGATTCCGGAATCATTTACTTCAAACTTCAGGTCATAACTGCTGTATTCCATACTGATATGTACATTTCTTCCTTCAGGGGTAAAGTGTATTGCATTGATGATGAGATTATATATTGCCTGCTTGATTTTTGCTTTGTCCACATTTATTTCCGGTATGTATTCAGGTATATCAGTAGTTATTTCAACATTTCTGTCCTCTGCGAAAGGTTTAAGGAATATCAAAATTTCATTGAGTAACTCAATAATGGAAAACATCTCAATATTGAGTTCCATTTTTCCTGCTTCAACATCTGATATTTCTAAAATATCATCAATTAAATTCATCAAATGTTCCGCACTTTTTTGTATACCTTGAATGTGCTTTTGCTGTTTTGGATTTAATCTTCCATATATATTATTGTGAAGCATCTGGGTAAAACCAATTATATTACCCAATGAAGTTCTCAGTTCATGACCCAAATTGGCCTTTAACTCAGAGTTGGTTTTGCTTACTTCCCTGCCATGAAGCCTAGCTTCTGCAAGTTCTGCCTCAGCACGCTTGTGATCTGTAATATCCTTTACGAATTCGACTGTACCGGTAATTTCACCTGTGGTGGAGTCTTTTAATGGATAAGCCAGGAGTTCAAACCATTGTGGTTCCGGGTCTGGCAAACCCTGCACAATATTTCTTTCTGTTTCGCCTGTTTCCATGCACCTGATTACCGGGCAGGGTGTACAGGGGCTGTCCCTGTCATGATATGCTTCATAACATTTCTTGCCTTCAAGTGGTGTATTTTTTTCATACCATTTATTCATGGCATCATTTACACGTACGATATTCATGTCAGCATCAAGTATGCTGACCCCGTCCTTTATGCTTTCAATGATGCTGTTCAGGAACAATTTGTTCTTGATCAATGCCTCTTCCATAAGTTTGGATTCTGTGGTATCCTTTGTGAAACCTAAATAACGGGTGTCTGAAAGTTTAGTAGAAGTTACACGCCACCATCTTCTGCTTCCATCCTTTCTTAAGAAATTAAATTCAACATCAACATATCCTTTTTTGACGAGGGTTTCAAAGCCCTCAATGACTTTTTCATGATTGTCAGGAGGTATGAGGTCAATGAGATTCATAGAAAGGA is a window of Methanohalophilus mahii DSM 5219 DNA encoding:
- the thiC gene encoding phosphomethylpyrimidine synthase ThiC; the protein is MTLMDEAKKGNIPPQIHKVAKEEGIDPEIVRKYVAEGLITIPKNVLRETSPKGIGKCMSVKVNANIGTSRDFVDVEDELKKAETAVKYGADSIMDLSTGGDLDSTRKLLMEAVDVPFGTVPIYQAASSQKTVVDMTSDDIINAVRKHAEDGVDFVTIHAGVNQNALQRLRKGERVMDVVSRGGSFTIAWMIHNEQENPLYSEFDYLIEIAREYDMTLSLGDGMRPGCIHDASDNAKFMEFITLGELVKEARNSNVQTFVEGPGHVAADEVQLSVKSMKQLCHEAPLYLLGPLVTDIAPGYDHITGAIGGTIAGMSGADFLCMTTPAEHLALPTEDDIREGAIITKIAAHAADLTRQGQREKARQTDLQMAQARRDLDWEKQFDIAIDSEKPAAIRQSRKTGSDACSMCGELCALKIVQDALKGNTK
- a CDS encoding ABC transporter ATP-binding protein; its protein translation is MQQPPRENKTSCNPAIETIGLLKSYRLADQEIPILHGIDLTINRGEFVAIMGPSGSGKSTLMNMLGCLDRPTMGEVRTSNRNISELSDSEIAKLRGLEIGFVFQNFNLISRMNALENVLLPTYENSKDNVDPEKRGIELLELVGLGNRMGHKPSEMSGGQCQRVAIARSLINNPSIILADEPTGNLDSKTSLEIMNLFSKLHRQGSTVIMITHDPQTAEYASRTIHLKDGYIENN
- a CDS encoding COG1361 S-layer family protein, whose translation is MNYRKPLTYISLMILLILLIALTPINSTAAVSSPNTLDVSVMRYSPSPAEIGQYVDVWIKIENIGSGEAEDVSIEMLPEYPLALDSSPNAVKNIGRLKPDTAAVHKYRLYVDEEAKSGPVEFDIRYQPEDSIWLKNTFEIKVGSTSYDSKGSIELEEVSAEPEVFSPGDSGTITFSLKNSATTHSVTIDGKEYDTNAHIQSSSLEADEGIEVSSISDTYGLLGPGDKMDITYNLEVDEQLFAGTHYLNLVIKSNSHIYDCNWEIPVKVDNADVKVIPTITPTLVNGKGTIEFDVANIRQNTLYSVNVIPEAEGIEFSPREYFVGTMEPDELFSIQFEANQMRENITEPLEITVEYRNGMNAHQTTSQLEAFKTVHEDENGISNIAIAALALVGLLIPAAVLYRRKN
- a CDS encoding MBL fold metallo-hydrolase — its product is MRITVLVDNNTLIDNYFEGEPALSFFIEDGGKKVLFDTGYSGLFLKNAALMEIDPAKLDYLVLSHSHLDHTWGLTELIKYYTNREFQEKKVNKPALVCHPLALTPTIFENTTHIGNIISDEVLKNYFELNLTTKNFWITENLVFLGEIPRQLEFETTEAIGEKQNPNGDTIPDEMSDDSALVWCSDEGIVIITGCSHSGICNITEYAKKVCKNDTIIDIIGGFHLLSASRDRLRDTAEYLYQRNIKNIHPCHCTDLEAKIFLSRYCNVKEIGVGSTFNF